Proteins encoded together in one Thermophilibacter immobilis window:
- a CDS encoding peptidylprolyl isomerase, which produces MGFIQDPLYTPSYKTTGDEVAVFDTARGTIRVALDAEGAPVHVANFCELAEAGFYDGLKFHRHVPGFVIQGGCPHTRDMTSEQVAAGASGPTGLPGTGGPGYRIRQEYATNPRNSHVDRALAMARSADPDSAGSQFYFCLGAQHGLDSGYTVFGTTLEGADVIGALRQGDTINSVRIEHGRA; this is translated from the coding sequence ATGGGCTTCATCCAAGACCCGCTCTACACGCCGTCCTACAAGACCACGGGAGACGAGGTCGCCGTGTTCGACACCGCGCGGGGCACCATCCGCGTGGCGCTCGACGCCGAGGGCGCCCCCGTTCACGTCGCCAACTTCTGCGAGCTTGCCGAGGCGGGCTTCTACGACGGCCTGAAGTTCCACCGCCACGTCCCCGGCTTCGTCATCCAGGGGGGCTGCCCCCACACGCGCGACATGACGAGCGAGCAGGTGGCCGCGGGGGCCTCCGGTCCCACCGGGCTTCCCGGCACGGGCGGCCCCGGCTACCGCATCCGCCAGGAGTACGCGACCAACCCGCGCAACTCCCACGTCGACCGCGCGCTGGCCATGGCCCGCTCGGCGGACCCCGACTCCGCGGGCTCCCAGTTCTACTTCTGTCTCGGGGCCCAGCACGGCCTCGACTCGGGCTACACGGTCTTCGGCACCACCCTCGAGGGCGCCGACGTCATCGGCGCGCTGCGCCAGGGTGACACCATCAACTCCGTTAGAATCGAGCACGGCCGCGCCTAG
- the mreB gene encoding rod shape-determining protein — MSIFDSLFGEYGGDLAIDLGTANTLVAVRGQGIVINEPSVVAIDKSESRVLAVGADAKRMIGRTPGSIIAERPLKDGVIADFDVTEVMLRYFIEKARDRHYPWSPRPRVVVCVPSGVTSVEKRAVFEATIQAGARQAYLIEEPMAAAIGADLPIEDPTGSMVVDIGGGTTEVAVISMGGIVVSQSIRTAGDEFDQTILEHVRDAYNLSIGERTAEDIKIKVGSASSLAEELDVEVNGRDVMSGLPKTVRIESEEIRRALDRPLDEVTKAVKDALDVTPPDLASDLMYYGILLTGGGGLLRGLDQRLREETGVPVNVSPTALENVVNGCAKVLEANALSGGFVQSAGQ; from the coding sequence ATGTCAATCTTTGACTCCCTCTTTGGAGAGTACGGCGGCGACCTCGCGATCGACCTCGGCACCGCCAACACGCTCGTCGCGGTGCGTGGCCAGGGCATCGTCATCAACGAGCCCTCGGTCGTGGCCATCGACAAGTCCGAGAGCCGCGTTCTGGCGGTGGGCGCCGACGCCAAGCGCATGATCGGCCGCACACCCGGCTCCATCATCGCGGAGCGCCCGCTCAAGGACGGCGTCATCGCCGACTTCGACGTCACCGAGGTGATGCTGCGCTACTTCATCGAGAAGGCCCGCGACCGTCACTATCCGTGGTCGCCCCGGCCGCGCGTCGTCGTGTGCGTGCCCTCGGGCGTCACCTCCGTCGAGAAGCGCGCCGTCTTCGAGGCCACCATCCAGGCCGGGGCGCGCCAGGCCTACCTCATCGAGGAGCCCATGGCCGCTGCCATCGGCGCCGACCTGCCCATCGAGGACCCGACGGGCTCCATGGTCGTCGACATCGGGGGCGGCACCACCGAGGTCGCCGTCATCTCGATGGGCGGCATCGTGGTCTCCCAGTCTATCCGCACGGCCGGCGACGAGTTCGACCAGACGATCCTGGAGCACGTCCGCGACGCCTACAACCTCTCCATCGGCGAGCGCACGGCCGAGGACATCAAGATCAAGGTCGGCTCCGCATCCTCGCTCGCCGAGGAGCTCGACGTCGAGGTCAACGGCCGCGACGTCATGAGCGGCCTGCCCAAGACCGTGCGCATCGAGAGCGAGGAGATCCGCCGCGCCCTCGACCGTCCCCTCGACGAGGTCACCAAGGCCGTCAAGGACGCCCTCGACGTGACGCCGCCGGACCTCGCCTCGGACCTCATGTACTACGGCATCCTGCTCACGGGCGGCGGCGGCCTTTTGCGCGGTCTCGACCAGCGCCTGCGCGAGGAGACCGGGGTTCCCGTCAACGTGAGCCCGACCGCCCTGGAAAACGTCGTCAACGGCTGCGCCAAGGTCCTCGAGGCCAACGCCCTGTCCGGCGGCTTCGTCCAGAGCGCGGGCCAGTAG
- a CDS encoding tetratricopeptide repeat protein, producing the protein MNQQAYESGKRAYQSADWLGAVTHLGEAVRPGEVSGEVDHLRGNAYMKLGQFDAAAAAYGSALADGAYGKRGALSCNRGRALLAAGHLPEAIAALTESVADTSYATPYKAYLALGSAYERSGDARSAGIAYRSAAIDETNPAPAVSLSKLGSCFMRLGRSVDAVEAYRTALDFTTPLESQSRVWCDLGLAYVAANRMSEAVDAFAHAASDTSFTFSPEAQASYDAARKAVASLGDRRPSETDAFLAAAGYGAGYDPLDPTGSSGELMPSPEDTGFFSVTEEDLMAADKKERKVRKKHRHTGLKVFIAILVVLLLAVGASVFAYTRGYGWPTQQAVSEELFAAKTSGSDLASYVVSGTSTEQIQEMSDALPSGATVSVNGVDQTMTDSTVHLTAALASGGEQDYVISMKRDGISWKVASVTPEYASQSGSGNTSTD; encoded by the coding sequence GTGAACCAACAGGCATACGAATCCGGAAAGCGCGCCTACCAGAGCGCGGACTGGCTGGGCGCCGTGACGCACCTCGGCGAGGCCGTCCGCCCCGGCGAGGTCTCCGGCGAGGTCGACCACCTGCGCGGCAACGCCTACATGAAGCTCGGGCAGTTCGACGCGGCGGCCGCGGCCTATGGCTCTGCGCTCGCCGACGGCGCCTACGGCAAGCGAGGGGCGCTCAGCTGCAACCGCGGACGCGCCCTGCTCGCCGCCGGGCACCTCCCCGAGGCGATCGCGGCCCTCACCGAGTCCGTGGCCGACACCTCCTACGCGACCCCCTACAAGGCCTACCTGGCTCTCGGCTCAGCCTATGAGCGCTCCGGCGACGCGCGCAGCGCGGGCATCGCCTACCGCAGCGCCGCCATCGACGAGACCAACCCCGCGCCCGCCGTGTCCCTCTCCAAGCTGGGCAGCTGCTTCATGCGGCTCGGTCGCTCCGTCGACGCCGTCGAGGCCTACCGCACCGCGCTCGACTTCACGACCCCGCTCGAGAGCCAGTCGAGGGTCTGGTGCGACCTCGGCTTGGCCTACGTCGCGGCAAACCGCATGTCCGAGGCCGTGGACGCCTTCGCGCACGCCGCCTCCGACACCTCGTTCACGTTCTCGCCGGAGGCCCAGGCCTCCTATGACGCGGCGCGTAAGGCCGTGGCCTCCTTGGGCGATCGCCGCCCCTCCGAGACCGACGCCTTTCTCGCCGCCGCGGGCTACGGGGCGGGCTACGACCCGCTCGACCCCACGGGCTCCTCGGGCGAGCTCATGCCGTCTCCGGAGGACACGGGCTTCTTCTCGGTCACCGAGGAGGACCTCATGGCCGCCGACAAGAAGGAGCGCAAGGTCAGGAAGAAGCACCGCCACACGGGACTCAAGGTCTTCATCGCGATTCTCGTCGTGCTCCTGCTCGCCGTGGGTGCCTCGGTCTTCGCCTACACGAGGGGCTACGGCTGGCCCACGCAGCAGGCCGTCTCCGAGGAGCTCTTTGCCGCCAAGACGAGCGGGTCGGACCTGGCCTCCTACGTCGTGAGCGGCACCTCGACCGAGCAGATCCAGGAGATGAGCGACGCCCTGCCCTCGGGTGCCACCGTCTCCGTCAACGGGGTCGACCAGACCATGACCGACTCGACGGTCCATCTCACCGCCGCTCTCGCCTCGGGCGGGGAGCAGGACTACGTCATCTCGATGAAGCGCGACGGCATCAGCTGGAAGGTCGCCTCGGTCACGCCCGAGTACGCCTCCCAGTCTGGATCAGGCAACACCTCGACTGACTAG